Below is a genomic region from Mesorhizobium sp..
GCTGGCGGGCGCGGACCTCGGCATTGTCGACCTTGAGCACGTCGACCTCGATGTCCCGTTCGGGACGGTGGACGTTGACGCCGACGAGGGCCTGCTCATTCGCGTCGATGCGCGCCTGGGTGCGGGCGGCGGCCTCCTCGATGCGCATCTTGGGGATGCCGGCCTCGATGGCCGCCGCCATCCCGCCGAGGCTCTCGACCTCCTCGATATGGGCGAGCGCGCGGGTCGCAAGGTCATGCGTCAGGCGCTCGACGAAGGCCGAGCCGCCCCAAGGGTCGATCATCCGGGTGGTGCCGGACTCCTTCTGCAGCAGGATCTGGGTGTTGCGGGCGATGCGGGCCGAATGGTCGGTGGGCAGCGCCAGCGCCTCGTCGAAGGCGTTGGTGTGGAGCGACTGGGTTCCCCCTTGGGTCGCCGCCATCGCCTCGATCATAGTACGAACGATGTTGTTGTAGGGATCCTGGGCGGTGAGCGACCAGCCGGAGGTCTGGGTGTGGGCGCGCAGCGCCAGCGACTTGGCGCTCTTCGGCGAAAAGTTCGTCTGCATCAGCATCGCCCAGATCAGGCGTCCGGCGCGCTGCTTGGCGACTTCCATGTAGAAGTTCATGCCGGCATTCCAGAAGAACGAAAGGCGGGGCGCGAAAACGTCGATGTCGAGCCCGGCTGCCACGCCCGCCCGCGCGTATTCGATGCCGTCGGCGATCGTGTAGGCGAGCTCGAGGTCGACCGTCGCGCCCGCCTCCTGGATGTGATAGCCCGAGATCGAGATCGAGTTGAACTTCGGCATTTCGCGCGAAGTATATGAAAAGATGTCGGAAATGATCCGCATCGACGGCTTCGGCGGATAGATGTAGGTATTGCGGACCATGAACTCCTTGAGGATGTCGTTCTGGATGGTCCCGGCGAGCTTGGCCGGCGGCACGCCCTGTTCCTCGCCCGCGATGATGTAGAGCGCCATGATCGGCAGCACGGCGCCGTTCATGGTCATCGACACGGTCATCTGGTCGAGCGGGATGCCGTCGAAGAGCTGGCGCATGTCGAGGATGGAATCGATCGCGACGCCCGCCATGCCGACGTCGCCCGCGACGCGCGGATGGTCGCTGTCGTAGCCGCGGTGGGTGGCGAGGTCGAAGGCGATCGACAGGCCCTTCTGGCCGGCCGCGAGGTTGCGGCGGTAGAAGGCGTTGGATTCTTCCGCCGTCGAGAAGCCGGCATATTGGCGGATGGTCCAGGGCTGCTGGACATACATGGTGGGGTAGGGGCCGCGCAGATAGGGCGCCGCACCCGGCACGCTGTCGAGGAAGGGCAGGCCGGAAAGATCGGCCTCGCCGTAG
It encodes:
- the scpA gene encoding methylmalonyl-CoA mutase produces the protein MIPDFSTIDWSAPKSPQPANAASVWDTPEGIAVKRLYGEADLSGLPFLDSVPGAAPYLRGPYPTMYVQQPWTIRQYAGFSTAEESNAFYRRNLAAGQKGLSIAFDLATHRGYDSDHPRVAGDVGMAGVAIDSILDMRQLFDGIPLDQMTVSMTMNGAVLPIMALYIIAGEEQGVPPAKLAGTIQNDILKEFMVRNTYIYPPKPSMRIISDIFSYTSREMPKFNSISISGYHIQEAGATVDLELAYTIADGIEYARAGVAAGLDIDVFAPRLSFFWNAGMNFYMEVAKQRAGRLIWAMLMQTNFSPKSAKSLALRAHTQTSGWSLTAQDPYNNIVRTMIEAMAATQGGTQSLHTNAFDEALALPTDHSARIARNTQILLQKESGTTRMIDPWGGSAFVERLTHDLATRALAHIEEVESLGGMAAAIEAGIPKMRIEEAAARTQARIDANEQALVGVNVHRPERDIEVDVLKVDNAEVRARQLAKLQQLKGTRDVTAVDTALGALTAAAGGDGNLLEFCIKAARAGATVGEMSLAMEKVFGRHAAEVKTISGVYRKALGDVPAVDRVHDKVEAFRQKTGSAPRILVAKMGQDGHDRGQKVIATAFIDLGFDVTVGAMFQTPEEVAKLAVEHDVHIVGASSLAAGHLTLIPELKQALDRQGRSDIMIIAGGVIPPDDFDAVLKAGAAAIFPPGTVIPEAAEQLIDRLLG